In a single window of the Coprothermobacter proteolyticus DSM 5265 genome:
- a CDS encoding NAD(P)H-hydrate epimerase: protein MIPLVGNNMKSIESILFEDYQVEPAALMEVAGRSVAEQVVSLANPKTVGVVAGKGNNGGDALTCARFLLDRGINVKVFSLESSVRLTYLLDEGAVVCKDIKQLQDCDVLVDGLFGYGFRPPAGEAYATLINEMNALSLPVVSIDMPSGLPAEGMVEEPIVQAELTVFLGLPKVNAVTGLGLMRSGRFVLDGLGYGRFLESHAESLAYSIESTDAEKIMASGIAMPYHKREAGLVSVVAGSEHFPGAALLVVKTLLLMGAGLVYIKSDQHVEELVISEFPQVVRGDGPGAKVIGPGLEDVSLALSMAATDFPKVIDAGGLRSEVLEHAKNAVITPHEGEAARLLNTSVEEVRRNRYNAAKRLYERFGHVVLLKGPGTIIYDGQRWLVIPINEPRLATGGTGDVLSGLIGFFLSRGMTLADAAVSAAYLHAKCASEFSTGLNLNKFIERIAESWWAHYDR from the coding sequence GTGATTCCTCTGGTTGGAAATAACATGAAGAGTATTGAGAGTATTCTTTTCGAGGATTACCAAGTAGAACCTGCTGCGTTAATGGAGGTTGCAGGCAGAAGCGTAGCCGAGCAGGTTGTTAGTCTAGCGAATCCAAAAACAGTGGGCGTGGTAGCTGGCAAAGGTAACAACGGTGGGGATGCGCTTACCTGTGCACGTTTTCTACTGGATAGAGGAATAAACGTTAAGGTGTTCTCTTTAGAGAGTTCTGTTCGCTTGACTTACTTGTTGGATGAAGGAGCTGTGGTTTGCAAAGACATAAAACAGCTGCAGGATTGTGATGTGCTGGTAGACGGTCTGTTTGGCTATGGTTTTAGACCGCCCGCGGGAGAGGCATATGCCACTTTAATCAATGAAATGAATGCTTTGTCACTTCCCGTGGTTAGCATTGACATGCCTTCTGGACTTCCTGCTGAAGGCATGGTGGAAGAACCCATCGTACAGGCGGAACTCACAGTTTTTTTGGGTTTACCGAAGGTTAATGCTGTGACTGGATTGGGTTTAATGAGGAGCGGCAGGTTTGTCTTGGATGGTCTTGGGTATGGTAGGTTCTTAGAAAGCCATGCTGAAAGTTTAGCGTATTCGATTGAATCTACCGATGCAGAAAAAATAATGGCAAGTGGGATAGCGATGCCTTACCATAAAAGAGAGGCAGGACTAGTAAGTGTAGTGGCTGGGTCAGAACATTTTCCTGGAGCAGCTCTTTTAGTAGTAAAAACACTTTTACTAATGGGGGCAGGACTTGTTTATATAAAAAGTGATCAGCACGTGGAAGAGCTTGTTATAAGTGAATTTCCTCAAGTAGTCAGAGGTGATGGACCAGGTGCAAAAGTTATTGGTCCGGGTCTTGAAGATGTATCTTTGGCTTTATCTATGGCTGCCACAGATTTTCCAAAAGTCATTGATGCTGGTGGTTTGCGTTCAGAGGTGCTTGAGCACGCCAAAAATGCAGTGATAACGCCCCACGAAGGTGAGGCTGCGCGTCTTCTCAATACGAGCGTGGAAGAGGTAAGGAGGAATCGATACAATGCAGCGAAACGCCTCTATGAACGATTTGGACACGTAGTTTTGTTAAAAGGCCCGGGAACCATTATCTATGATGGCCAAAGGTGGCTCGTCATCCCCATTAACGAACCAAGGTTAGCTACCGGGGGTACAGGAGACGTTTTATCCGGTCTAATCGGCTTCTTTTTGAGCAGAGGAATGACTTTGGCTGATGCAGCCGTATCGGCTGCTTATTTACATGCAAAGTGTGCTTCGGAGTTTTCTACGGGTTTGAATTTGAATAAGTTCATAGAAAGGATTGCTGAATCCTGGTGGGCCCATTATGACCGTTGA
- the dnaG gene encoding DNA primase, producing MTVDEAAVYIRNNVDIVEVVSRYVSLKKVGRNYFGLCPFHSEKTPSFSVNPGKGIFKCFGCGEGGDVIKFLSKIENVSYREAVKMLATEVGISVDENSETEKILQVLEEARRLMNGVLLTRSGALALSYLSNRGVKAETIGIFGLGYDPTRDFLQKALIRKGFTADLVRKAGLTNSIGNDFFGRRVVFPIENLSRRTIGFGARSLDETNPVKYLNTGETATFKKSRVLYGISQALPSIDKTKSVILVEGYFDAVVLSQEGFSNVVAILGTTVTPEQSRLLSRKVRRATFLLDSDDAGIMAALKGCFVLLSQNIEPSVALLPEGVDPDEMALRSRNKLSEILSAPINLFKFLELCAARYFGGMRSPEFLEALSQNLRGLTTSPLLEMALNELGEKMGLETKTLQSFLSSRGAKLERSEEDIYNAVSKKKPVDVESIEEQMAKLLINTPELSTILVEDEYFYPYTPGLREVLDAIKDWDPERDTAEKYVELFPPYLRDLVEESMSENFGTYQQKEKMLKELLGRWRVKDLDNYINKLSSQLAESHDEGLLEQLQEVLSERDEISRQLQGLE from the coding sequence ATGACCGTTGACGAAGCTGCTGTTTACATAAGGAACAACGTGGACATAGTAGAAGTAGTTTCACGCTATGTGAGTCTAAAAAAAGTTGGCAGAAACTACTTTGGTTTGTGCCCTTTCCACAGCGAGAAAACGCCTTCATTTAGTGTTAATCCTGGTAAGGGTATTTTTAAGTGCTTTGGCTGTGGGGAAGGTGGTGACGTTATTAAGTTTCTTTCAAAGATTGAGAATGTAAGTTATCGTGAAGCTGTAAAAATGCTTGCTACGGAGGTTGGTATCTCTGTAGACGAGAATTCAGAGACAGAAAAAATTTTGCAAGTTTTGGAAGAGGCACGCAGATTGATGAATGGTGTACTGCTTACCAGAAGTGGGGCTTTGGCACTGAGCTACCTTAGTAACAGAGGAGTGAAGGCGGAAACAATAGGTATCTTTGGTTTGGGATACGACCCCACTCGCGATTTTTTGCAGAAAGCATTGATTAGAAAGGGTTTTACCGCTGATCTAGTGAGAAAAGCTGGGCTTACAAATAGCATCGGTAATGACTTCTTTGGCCGAAGAGTCGTCTTTCCCATTGAGAACCTAAGTAGGAGAACCATCGGATTTGGAGCAAGATCTTTGGATGAGACTAACCCTGTTAAGTACTTAAACACGGGCGAGACGGCAACGTTCAAGAAGTCTCGAGTGCTTTACGGCATTAGTCAAGCTTTGCCTAGCATTGATAAGACCAAGTCTGTGATATTGGTGGAGGGCTATTTCGATGCTGTGGTGCTTAGTCAAGAGGGTTTCTCAAATGTGGTAGCTATTCTGGGTACAACAGTAACGCCCGAGCAGTCTCGTTTGCTCAGCCGCAAAGTTAGGAGGGCTACTTTTCTTCTAGATTCAGACGATGCCGGGATTATGGCCGCTTTGAAGGGCTGTTTTGTTCTGCTGTCGCAAAATATTGAACCCTCTGTGGCTTTGCTGCCAGAGGGAGTGGATCCTGACGAAATGGCATTAAGATCCAGGAACAAACTTAGTGAAATCCTTTCAGCACCTATAAACTTGTTCAAATTTCTGGAACTGTGTGCTGCAAGATACTTCGGTGGCATGCGTTCTCCAGAGTTTTTGGAAGCACTGTCGCAAAACCTGAGGGGTTTAACTACATCGCCGTTACTTGAGATGGCTCTAAATGAGCTTGGAGAGAAGATGGGTTTAGAAACCAAAACCCTTCAGTCTTTTTTGTCTTCTCGGGGAGCCAAATTGGAGCGCAGTGAAGAAGATATATATAACGCTGTGAGTAAGAAAAAACCTGTTGATGTTGAAAGTATTGAGGAACAGATGGCTAAGCTTCTCATAAACACCCCCGAGCTGAGCACCATTCTTGTAGAAGACGAGTATTTTTACCCTTATACGCCCGGACTCAGAGAAGTTCTGGATGCAATAAAGGACTGGGATCCTGAAAGGGATACGGCTGAAAAGTATGTTGAACTGTTTCCACCTTATCTAAGGGACTTAGTGGAAGAATCGATGTCGGAGAATTTTGGTACATATCAGCAAAAGGAGAAAATGCTAAAGGAACTTTTGGGACGCTGGAGGGTTAAAGACCTGGACAATTACATTAACAAACTTAGTTCGCAGCTGGCGGAATCTCATGATGAGGGTTTGCTTGAACAATTGCAGGAGGTTCTTAGTGAACGTGATGAAATAAGCAGGCAGCTACAGGGGTTAGAATAG